DNA sequence from the Paenibacillus azoreducens genome:
CTGGAATCCGGCGATGCTCGAAAAGAGTATTGACCGCAGCCTCAAACGCCTGCAGACGGATTATGTGGATGTCATTCATTTACATAGCTGTTCGGAAAAGATTTTGCGCCAAGGCGCGGTCATCGAGGTTCTGCAAAAAGCAAAGAAACAGGGGAAAACGCGTTTTATCGGTTACAGCGGGGATCGGACCGATGCTTTATACGCCGTGCAAACCGGATTGTTTGATAGCCTGATGATTTCCTTGAACATTGCCGACCAGGAAGCTATTGATTTGGCTCTGCCTGAAGCCGTGGAAAGAAAGATGGGGGTTATCGCCAAACGTCCGGTTGCCAATGTCGCTTGGACTTATGAGACTCTTCCGGAAAAAGCATACCCTTATGTGTATTGGCAGCGGCTGAAGAAACTCCAATATGATTTCCTGACGGATTCCGAACGGGCGGTTGTAACCGCGCTGCGGTTTGCTTTGAACGTTCCAGGGGTGAGTACGGCCATTGTCGGCACGCAAAAACCAGGCAGGTGGTCGGAAAATGCCAAGCTTTTGCAGTCAAGTACTTTGTCCGAGCAGGAATACGAGCAAATCCGCGCGCGCTGGAAGGAGATTGCCGATGAAGATTGGGTAGGGAAGACCTGATCGGGTATCCCGAACTTGTCTGCCTGCGCAAATCCAAAACCAGGGGAAACAGCCAAGAAGAAGATTTTTGAGTATATTAACATGCTTTTACGTTGGAAAAAGGAAGCGGTCAGCAATCTCATTGACGGCTTCTTTTCTCTATGAAGATTCGGGAGAGTGGCGAGGTCATTATTTCTCGTTACTAACTGCATCCCTTGCTGAATAAATATGAAAGTGATTACTTTCACAAACTTTGGTAAAACTTTGTGTTATTCTTTGTGGAGTAGTGCACAGTACTGTATCGCTGCAATTAACAACTAAGAAAGAGACAAGGGGTAAATGCAGACATGAAGAAGATGAAGTCTTTCGGGAGTATCATACTTATCCTGAGCTTAGTCGTCATGCTGTCAGCATGCGGCAGTGGGAACAACAACGGCAAAGTGGCCGGCAACGAAGGCGAAAAGAGCGGCATCGTTACCGCTATCGGCGAAGGTGACGGTAAGCATGGTGCAATTAAGGTAGAAGTTACGTTCGAGAACAATGAAATGAAAGACATTAAAGTTCTTGAACAGAATGAAAATAAAGTGTTGGCTGAGCCTGTATATAAAGAATTAAAAGAAACGATGATCGATTCGAACAATGCAAATGTCGATGCGATCAGCGGCTCGACTTTGACAAGTAAGGGTTATATTGATGCCGTTAAAGATGCAGTCGCGAAGGCTGGATTGACGCTGGTTGCGAAGCAGGCTGCTAATAAGAACACAGCGGACGAGCCATCCGAGCAAACCTATGACGTCGTCATTATCGGTGCCGGAGGCGCTGGATTCAGCGCGGCTCTGGAGGCTAAGCAGGCAGGGGCTTCCGTCGTTCTATTGGAGAAAATGCCTACCGTAGGCGGAAACACGTTGATTTCCGGTGGCGAGATGAACGCTGCGGGCACATGGGTACAACAGAAGATGGGCATCAAAGACAGTGTGGATCTGTTCGCTGAAGATACGCTTAAAGGCGGAGACAATGTCGGCGATCCGGAAATGGTTCGCGTGCTTGCCGAGAATGCGACCGCTGCTGCAGAATGGTTGAAAAATGATATCAAAGTAAATTTCCTGGAAGATCACCTGTTCCAGTTCGGCGGTCATTCCGTTAAGCGTGCGCTTATTCCTGAAGGACATACCGGTGCTGAATTGATTACGAAACTAAAGACGAAGCTGGATGACATGGGCATCGATCTGAAGACGAATACGAAGGCTGAAAAATTGCTCACAGATGATAGCGGTAAAGTGAACGGCGTAGAAGCAACTGGAGCGAATGGCACTAAGATTACATTCCATGCAAATAAAGGTGTAGTCATTGCAACAGGCGGATTTGGATCCAATGTTGAAATGAGAAAGCAGTACAATCCGGAATTCGATGAGAAATATATGACTACGGATGCACCGGGTTCGACCGGGGATGGTATCGTCATGGCGCAAGCTGTTGGCGCTGCCTTGACCAATATGGAGAGTATCCAGACTTATCCGGTATGCAATCCTGTGACCGGCGTTATTTCGCTGGTTGCAGATAGCCGTTTTGACGGAGCAATCCTCGTCAATCAGAGCGGTAAACGCTTCGTTGAAGAACTGGAACGCCGCGACGTCATCTCCAGAGCGATTCTGGCTCAAAAAGGCGGCTACGCTTACCAATTGTGGAATCAGGACATCGGAGATATCAGCAAAACGGTAGAAGTGCATAAGGACGAATATGATATGCTCGTTAAGGAAGGCGTCCTATACAAAGCCGATACATTGAAGGAAGCGGCAGAATTCTTCAAAATCGATCCGAAGGCGCTGCAAGAAACCATTGACCGTGTCAATAAATTCGCCAAATCGGGTAAGGATGAAGACTTCAAACACCGCGCGGGCTTGAAGGATATGAGCAAAGGTCCTTACTATATTGAAAAAGCCGTACCTTCCGTTCACCATACAATGGGCGGACTTGTAATCAACAAGACGACACAAGTCATGAATGAGAAGGGCGAGCGGATACCAGGGTTGTTTGCAGCTGGTGAAGTAACCGGCGTTATTCACGGTACGAACCGTCTAGGCGGGAACGCGATTGCCGATGCGATTACATTCGGGCGCATTGCCGGACAAGAAGCGGCCAAATAACATAAACTGAGTAATTCGAAGGGGCTGTCCTTTTCGCTATTGTAAATATAGTGATATGCTCCCCTTACGGTAGACAGGTGAAATAATAAAACCTGCTACTGTAAGGGGGCTTTTTTATGCCTAATAAAAAATATGATGCGTCAGAGAAACTCGTTATTATTGGTGAAATCGAAAGCGGGGAAATTGGCGTTA
Encoded proteins:
- a CDS encoding aldo/keto reductase, with protein sequence MEKRSFGKTGMEVSILGFGGQQIGQEQELSKVEKLLNHALDEGLNVIDTAECYSDSEELIGKILSHRRDDYYLFTKCGHAAGFDGEDWNPAMLEKSIDRSLKRLQTDYVDVIHLHSCSEKILRQGAVIEVLQKAKKQGKTRFIGYSGDRTDALYAVQTGLFDSLMISLNIADQEAIDLALPEAVERKMGVIAKRPVANVAWTYETLPEKAYPYVYWQRLKKLQYDFLTDSERAVVTALRFALNVPGVSTAIVGTQKPGRWSENAKLLQSSTLSEQEYEQIRARWKEIADEDWVGKT
- a CDS encoding flavocytochrome c; the encoded protein is MKKMKSFGSIILILSLVVMLSACGSGNNNGKVAGNEGEKSGIVTAIGEGDGKHGAIKVEVTFENNEMKDIKVLEQNENKVLAEPVYKELKETMIDSNNANVDAISGSTLTSKGYIDAVKDAVAKAGLTLVAKQAANKNTADEPSEQTYDVVIIGAGGAGFSAALEAKQAGASVVLLEKMPTVGGNTLISGGEMNAAGTWVQQKMGIKDSVDLFAEDTLKGGDNVGDPEMVRVLAENATAAAEWLKNDIKVNFLEDHLFQFGGHSVKRALIPEGHTGAELITKLKTKLDDMGIDLKTNTKAEKLLTDDSGKVNGVEATGANGTKITFHANKGVVIATGGFGSNVEMRKQYNPEFDEKYMTTDAPGSTGDGIVMAQAVGAALTNMESIQTYPVCNPVTGVISLVADSRFDGAILVNQSGKRFVEELERRDVISRAILAQKGGYAYQLWNQDIGDISKTVEVHKDEYDMLVKEGVLYKADTLKEAAEFFKIDPKALQETIDRVNKFAKSGKDEDFKHRAGLKDMSKGPYYIEKAVPSVHHTMGGLVINKTTQVMNEKGERIPGLFAAGEVTGVIHGTNRLGGNAIADAITFGRIAGQEAAK